In the Balaenoptera acutorostrata chromosome 16, mBalAcu1.1, whole genome shotgun sequence genome, atatgcgttaatatacaatatttgtttttctctttctgacttacttcactctgtatgacagtctctaggtccatccacgtctctacaaatgacccaatttcgttcctttttatggctgagcaatattccattgtatatatgtaccacatcttctttattcattcatctgtcaatgggcatttaggttacttccatgatctggctattgtacatagtgctgcaatgaacattggggtgcatgtgtctttttttttgttttgaaaactctCTCTTGGTTCTTTCCAACAAGATGGGCAATGATTTATTTGAAATCACCAaaaataacatcttacagaaaggGAACTATACATTACACAACCAAGTGTAGCTATAAAATCTCAAACATTCAGGCAATGCTTTATTTAGATCACCAAAAATAAGGTTTTATAGAAAAGGAACTGTAACAAGCAAATGTATAGCTGCACATTTTCTTTTGCCATCAATATCAACTCCCTCTAAAATATTCTGGGACTACTTTTCGGTTTCCAAGCAAAACTAATGTTTTGTTGCTCAGCCTCATCACAAGAATGAAAACGGCTTGCAAAACGATTTTGTTTAATGCtaacaaataactaaaaaatgTGGTTATTGCTAACACGTAACTCCGTCTACTGAAACAGCCCAACCTACACACACTTTCGTGAACATTTCACTGTGAACACAGCTGCTCTTTTCTGGCCGTCACAGATGACATGTACCATGGCAAGGGTCACATGTTGGAGGCCGTTCAGGCACCTAGGAAGTAATCCTTAACAGAAATAACTACAGGAGGTAAGCAGCTCAAACAAGTGGGCCCGCCACAGCCCCCCAAGACGGGTATCACATTCACTGTGCCTGTAAGGAAGGCCCACCAACTCCCTAGTTCTTTACTGGGGACCGAGAGCGCAAAGCTAGATAGAGAAGCTGCTCTTCCAGAACCATCAAAACCTTAATAAATCACCCTGGGGTTCTTCGTGCTGTAGTACACCTCACAGGCAGCAACATAGGCAGACTCTGGGAAAAAGTCATCATGGTATTCTGCTAAAAACCTCAGAAAGAGATCAAAGTGCTTCAGTAAAGCCTTCAGATTCTTCTCAGAAAAGGACATCTTTCCAAGGATTTCTGGAAGTTTCACAAACAATTGCAGCAAGTGTTGCACCCCATAAATGTAAGCGGGTGGAGGTGGCTGGTCACCTGGGGGGTAACTGTCGGGTACAGGTTTCCAGGAGAGGACCTCATTTATTTCATTAGTTCCTctgccttcaaagccagcaaacaCCGCAATCCCTTCCTTGCTAGGGGTCAGAGGAACAGGTGAGGATGATCTGCTATGAGCAGGTGTCTTCTTTTCCAGGTGCAGGAACAGCTTGGGCATGCTGGCAGATGTGTCCTGCTGCTGGCACTCGGGCTGAGGTGAGGCGCTGCTCTCAGACAGCCTGTCGCAATTGGCAGAGTGGCGTGTGGACCTCCTCAGAGACTGCAAAGCTTCCGGCTCGGCTTTGCACCTTTTGGGGGTGGCTGGTTCGCCTGTGGTTGGCTGACTCTCTGTGGACTGTGGTGTGGATGGATTCAACAAAGGTGGGCTTGGAGAGAACTCCTCCTGGTTCCTATTAGCGTTTGTGGTACTTTCcttaataggaagaaaaaatttgGACGAAGTCACCTTTTTATACTGAACTTGTTCATGTGGATAGAGCAAAACCAATGGGAGAGTGTAATCATAGGTTATTCTTAATCCATCCACCATCTCCTTACAAAGGTCAACGTTCTTTTCTGCTGGGATATAATGCACATTCATGTTGGGGTGTGGCATAGCGTGATGGTGATGAGGCCTCTCATTGGCTGAAGAGGCTGTGTTGATAGCAAAATGCTTCATGTACGATTCCAAAATAGTTATGATGTTGGTCTGGCATGGAAGTTTCACTAACCGTTTCCTCCTGTTGATACGGTAACAATCGTCCTCAAGCTTCTTCAGAACTTCAGGGATTTCTATAGCTattgttctttcttccatttccttttttgtgtgccGCTCTGGTTCTTCCTTCACTTCAGTCTTTTCTTCAATATCACTTTCTTCACTTATTTCTTCATCCTTTTCTTCACTACTGTCATCAGAGGAACTGCTTATTAAGTTTTCAAcactttcatctttttcttcagCAGGGAGGCTTTTTAAGACAGAGTCCACACCAGGCAACATGCAGcgcttcctctttcttcctgtgCTTCTCAGGCGAGCTACAGCTTTTCTTGCCAACTTACACTGTAATCTCCAATTTTCATTGGTGTCACGAAGGACATGATCTTCAGCTGCCCATCTATCCCAGCTTCTGTTCCACCCATTCAAATGGATCGGATATTCTGGGatctttctgccttttttgtCTTTACCAACAATAACATCGACAGTCTTGGCATCGTCCAGCACTCGTGCCTTGGTGGAGTCAGGCTCGAAGCACAACACTTTCTCCCCTGAGTGGAATTTAAATTTCACGCCCTCTCTGGTGCTCATTTGCTCATCGTGGTGGAGGGCGAGGCTCCGGGGTGGGCGGAGCATGTGCcgcatgtgtgtttttgaattatggttttctcagggtatatgcccagtagtgggattgctgggtcgtatggtagttctatttttagttatttaaggaacctgcatactgttctccatagtggctgtatcaatttacattcccaccaacagtacaagagggttcccttttctccacaccctctccagcattcgttgtttgtagattttctgatgatgcccattccggGAAGCATATTCTTAGAAAGCTCTGAGAACCGTTCCACCTGTTAGGAGTCTAAGGCACAGTCACATACGTTTTCGAGACAAAGGATTGTACATCAAAATGGCATattgatattttacataaagttcaccaaggaTACATGGTCCACGTAAGCACGTAGAAAGCGAGCAGCAAGTCACCACGACCCCCTACAGAGCTGGGAAAGAACaatattcttttaagaagttacatTGCTAGGAAAAACATTGATCTTCACTGTAGAGCAGGCCCATCTTTGAGGAGCTCTGGTTAATGTGTAATGTGGATGCACACTGcacatgagggagggagggaggaggtccaaacaaacacacagagaaaattgtatgtttaattttttcttgtcctgccttaaaatataaattttatttcatcagtccTAGATCAAGGGCTTAATGTGTAACAGCATTAGTGATGTCCTTTCAGCTTTCTCTCTTGATGCCTGCCCTCACCACCTGGGGTGTCAGGATCTCATCAGAAAATTATGGGATTTTAGCAGTGGGTGCAAAATCCTGTGGTTTTTACTCTGTGGTGCTGCTGATTTGGTACTGATCTTGGGCCAACTCTCTAGACCATCTGTGGGCCAGACTGGCCTGGCTATAGTTTGTTCACCCAATATACCCAAGAGTTGATAGCTGTCTTTACTGACAGGTGAGAAAAGCATAGGATTTCCTTGGAAAAGTTTGCTGAAGTGCAGGAGGATGCAAGAGGAAAAGTCAATAATGgggctattcattcattcattcaacaaatgtgcaCCCATGCCAGGCTGTGTGCTAGAGGCTGACGATCATCCTGGAGGGCAGGAACAATGCATCAGCAGGGCTGCCCTCTATCCTAACACCTAACACCTAGCACAGTGGATAAGTGCATAACAGGCAAAGTCATAAGATTGCAGATGCAAAGACTGATGGTAACAGCAATTGCAAGGGGACATGAGGAAGACCCAGGGTTTGGAGCTGAGTTAAGCTACCTGGGGAAAGAACATAAGCAAAAGCAGGAAAGCAGGTGATGAGGGCATGCTCAGAAGACAGTAGACACTGCAGCGGGGCTGCACTGGGGTGAGGTCACAATTGGACCTGGTAGGAGTGACTTGAAAACCAGGCAGAAGCATTTGGATTTTACATTCTAGTGCATGAAATTCCActgaaactttgttttaaaaaaaaaaaaactttattggagtataatttacataccataaaattcatccattttaagtgtgcaattcaatgATTTCTAGTAAATTTACCAAGTTATGCAACCGTCACCATCACCCAGTTTTAGAACATGTTCATCACTCCAACAAGATCCCTCATGCCCATTTACAGTGAatctccttccccactcccagccctacTAAGTcactattttactttctgtctctgtaagtTTACTTTTGcaggacatttcatataaatggaatcatacaataagaGGGTTTTCTGTGTTGGCTCCTTTCAGTTAGCATGGCGTTTttgaagtccatccatgttgtagcatgtattagtattttattcctttttattgctgaataatgttcaattgtatggatataccacattttatttatccatcagtTGGTGGACACTTGGGTAGTTTCCACTTTTGGCTACTACAAATAATGCCACTATGAATATtcttgtgtacaagtctttgttcTCTTGGGTaggtacccaggagtggaattgttgtgTTGTATGGTAAATTTATAGTTAACTTTTGGGTGGCTgtacttaattatttttatttattttttaaaagcacctttattgacatataatttgtataccataaaattcatctgCTTCCCGTTTACAATTCAATGAATTTTAgtgtatttacagagttgtacagtcaccacaatctaattttagaacacttcTATCACCCTAAGAAGAAATCTTGTGCCCATTTGTAGTCACTCTGCATTTTCACTCCTAGCCCTAGCCAACCTCtagtttactttctgtctctatatgtttgtgttttctaaacatctccTATGAATtggatcatataatatgtgatattttgtgtcttctttcactgagcatgatatttttaagattcatccatcttGTACAATGTATCAGTACTTCGTTCCTTTCCATTGTCAAATGATATTTCATTGCATGGAtatgccatattttgtttatccattcattagttaatggatatttagattgtttctacttttctattgtggataatactgctatgaacatttacatactagtttttgtgtggatatgtgttttcatttctcttgggtagatacctaggaaattgctggattgtatagtaagtatatatttaaacttctaagaaactgcaaaactgttttccaaggtggctgCACCATTTATATTCCCATCGGCAATATATGAGGGTTCTAGTTTCTCCCTATTCtcgacaacacttgttattgtgtctttttgattagagccattctagtggatgtgatgtgatatctcactgtggttttaagttgcatttccttaatgaccaaTAGTGTTGAACATCTTTAATGTGCTCATTAGTCATTCATATATCTACTTTAGCTGaataaaatgtctattcaaatcttttccccacttttaaattgggttatttgttttattactgGGTTGTAATAGTTCTTGATTTATTCTGGATATATTGTCAGATACATGATTGACAACTGTTTTCTCCCAACCTGGGGCtcaccttttcattttctcaatggtatctgttggaagatttttgaggAGAAAAGGGACAAAACAGAGCTGTGCTTCAGAAAGATAGGATGTAGAATGGATCAAAAGGACAGAGTGTTCTATTTTAATACCCTTTCCTATATTGTAATATAGGGAACAAGGACAGGCCAAGCTTCTCAAAATTCTCCGGGAATCAAAGGGTTATAAGCAGCTATTTATTGAAGCCTGTTTACAGTCCAGTTAATCAGTAAACCAGAATCAGTGAAACTACCCAATTTGAAGAAGTGCAAAAACCTTTCAAAAGGTTTTCATGGATTAGGAGAGGCagagaaatgggggaggggagatgagtGCCTATTCCAGAGCTACATAAATAACTTCTGGCTTTGGAGGGACAGTTCTGAACTTTCTTCCCAGGCACTGTCACACTGGTGTTTACTGGTGGGAAACTaggaaaagctggttcttggccCTTGGATTTTGACTGGTTACTGGGAGAAGCGGGGCCCATTTTAGTGAGTCTCTGAAAAAGCCCAGCAAGATGTCAGACCTGGTCTCAATtttcctccagctccttctctTCAAGTTGGTTGCCCCGGTAACCTTTCGCCACCACCGCTATGATGACCTCGTGCGGACGCTGTACAAGGTGCACAATGAATGCCCCCATGTCACGCGGGTTTACAGCATTGGGCGCAGTGTGAAGGGGAGACACCTCTACGTGCTGGAATTCAGCGACTACCCTGGAATCCACGAGCCCTGTAAGCCCTGAGCATGTGTCTTAAAGTGTGTGTGGGCAGGACCTTTCCCTTACAAATCCAGTAATTGGGGTGGTTTCTGGGGAGGTTCCTGGACCCCTCCACCCATAAAGTATCACCACTTCCTCAGCCTGGGCTAAGTATTTCCTTGCTTAGCCTACAAACTGGCCCTGCCTCTGGGGAGCTGCAACCCCATTTCAGGCTCCAGTCTGTTCCTCCtttttgggttctgtttgctcaAGACCTTAATGGTAAAAGGTGAGTCTTCTTCCCTGCTCCCTTTCCATCCCCCCGCCTTCCCTCCCAttacccttctttcttccttgctgTTACTATTCTGCCTTTCCGTATCCAATGCCTCTGGAGAAACAGTTAGCCCTTCTAGTTCTGCCAGAGTTTAGGGATAGCTCTTAGGGGAATGACGGTGTACTCAGAGTATGGGATCCTGGAGAGAGTTTGAGGTTTGGGGTATTCATCTTATTCATTGCATTATTTGTTGTTAGTTTGTTTCTATTATAAAAGCCATCCATGTTTGGATTAAAGTAGAAATTAGATAAGGAAAAAACCTCACCCATAATCGCACCACTCACAGATGACCATCGTTAACATATTGATGTATCTCCTTCCGGACTTTCTTCTATGCATGTTTAAGCCACCTCCCCTTACATACAcgtcatttttttaataaaaatggaatcatactatatCTGCTTTTCTCATTTCATAGTCTTTGATGAGTAGCATGTCTGTAAATGTAGATCTACAttatcatttttggctgcataatattccatggttGCAAGTTTGTATTTAACAGTTCatttattgatgggcatttaagttgtttctactTTACTGCTTTACTTACAGCAATTGTGGCATTCAAATACGTCAGTTCCTCCTTCAAACTGTCAACCTCAAGTCTCTTTtcctctccacttcctcacccTTCCTCCAGCCCAAATTCCGTCACAGCCTGCCTAAAT is a window encoding:
- the LOC103017954 gene encoding male-specific lethal 3 homolog — translated: MSTREGVKFKFHSGEKVLCFEPDSTKARVLDDAKTVDVIVGKDKKGRKIPEYPIHLNGWNRSWDRWAAEDHVLRDTNENWRLQCKLARKAVARLRSTGRKRKRCMLPGVDSVLKSLPAEEKDESVENLISSSSDDSSEEKDEEISEESDIEEKTEVKEEPERHTKKEMEERTIAIEIPEVLKKLEDDCYRINRRKRLVKLPCQTNIITILESYMKHFAINTASSANERPHHHHAMPHPNMNVHYIPAEKNVDLCKEMVDGLRITYDYTLPLVLLYPHEQVQYKKVTSSKFFLPIKESTTNANRNQEEFSPSPPLLNPSTPQSTESQPTTGEPATPKRCKAEPEALQSLRRSTRHSANCDRLSESSASPQPECQQQDTSASMPKLFLHLEKKTPAHSRSSSPVPLTPSKEGIAVFAGFEGRGTNEINEVLSWKPVPDSYPPGDQPPPPAYIYGVQHLLQLFVKLPEILGKMSFSEKNLKALLKHFDLFLRFLAEYHDDFFPESAYVAACEVYYSTKNPRVIY